Within Thermococcus celer Vu 13 = JCM 8558, the genomic segment GCCCTGTCTGCTCGCGCTACACGCCGCGGGAGCTCCGCGAGATGCCGAAGGATGAGCGGACGAGACTCTTGGCGTTGCACAACCTCTGGGTGATAAGGGAGGAGCTCAACCGCGTGAAGCAGGCTATAAGGGAGGGAACCCTCTGGGAGCTCGTCGACGAGCGGGCGAGGAGCCATCCGAAGACCTTCTCAGCCTATAAGAGACTTCTGGAGTACAGGGACTACCTCGAGAGGAACGAGCCCGTGACCAAGGCGAGCGCCTTCCTCAAGGTGAGCGAGGAGGCGATGGAGTGGCCGACCGTTTACCGTGCCAGGAGGAGGGCCCGGAGGGTCGCGGAGAAGTTCCCCGAGAAGGTAACCCACCCCATCTTCGGCGAGATTCCCAAACATCTCTCGCTCAGCTACCCCTTCGCCCAGAGCGAGGGCGAGGAGGACTTCAGGATAGAGAAACCGCGGAAGGACGAGGCGAGGGACTACATCATGGCGATAGCGGAGTACCAGTTCGGTGAGGGGGCCGGCGAGGCGTTTGGAGACGTCTTCGTGGAGCTCTCGAGGAAGACGGGCATGCCGAGGCAGATAAAGGCTAAGGGCAAGCATCTCGCAACTTTCCGTGCCGAGGATGGCCTGTTAACGCTGGGAATTGAGGGGGCGAGGAGGCTTCATAAGATCCTGCCCTTCCCGAGGATGAGGGTGGTGGTTGACGGGGACGCGGAGCCCTTCGCGAGGAGGGGCAAGAACGTCTTCGCGAAGTTCGTGGTGGACGCGGACGAGAACATCAGACCCTACGACGAGGTTCTCATCGTCAACGAGCGGGACGAGCTCCTCGCGACCGGCCAGAGCCTCTTAAACGGCGAGGAGCTGAAGGTCTTCCGGAACGGCCTGGCGGTGAAGGTTCGCAGGGGGGTTGGAGGGTAAGATTTATAACGTGCCCCCCTTTTCTTATTCCGGGCGGGCCCGTGGTCTAGACTGGTCATGACGCCACCCTTACGAGGTGGAGGTCCGGGGTTCGAAGCCCCGCGGGCCCACCATAACGAAAGACAAGGGGGCTCCGCCTCCACACCCCCGGAACAGGTTCCTGCTCCGCAAAGCGCTGGCGGAAATAGGCGTGGCTCCTTTTGGGGTGGTTTTGATGTGTTTGCATTGTAAAGAAGCTTTTGAGTTTGGAATTCGCCGTTAACGTGTTACTGGTGGCGGGTTTGCTTTTGGATAGCGCTCCTTTGGAGCGCGGGAGAATCCTAAACCCCCTTAGACTTGGCCCATATCCTGATAATTCAAGTTTAGGTACCCTTTAACAGTACAAACACGCCTTAAATCGTCCCTTGAAAAAAGAACCACGACCTTTCCGCCAACGCTTTCTTAAGAAAGGGTTGATGGAGCCGGGAGCGGGATTTGAACCCGCGACCTGCGGATTACGAGTCCGCCGCCCTGCCGAGCTAGGCTACCCCGGCACCCGATGTTAGAGTCCATGTGAGGTTTATAAGTTTTTCTCAGGGGGAGGAGAAGAGGGCGCTTATAACCGCCAGCCACCTGCCGGGGTTTATAGCAAGCAGAAGTACCAAAACGGCGAGGATGACGTTTGCAATGGTTACCTTCCGGATATAAGCGATCTCCCAGCTGTAGAGCGTCTCCGGAATTCTGGTGGTTCTGTCCGCTGTCACCTTGGAGAGAATGGTACCGAGGACCATGCCCGCCAGAACGTCGTAGATCCAGTGATGGCCGAGTAGGACGGTGGCGAAGGGTATGATGCTGTTTGTCAGTATCAGGAGCTTCCCACCGAGCTTTTTCCGGTACTTCCACACAGTTAGGATGTTTATGGTGACTATGGTGTTGTGTAGGGAGGGGAGGACGAATTCCTGACGTGTTAGGAGCGTGTTCGATGAACTGTACCCCGGCAGGTTGTAGACCACGTGCGGGGCGTAGATGTGGGCAACGAGGTACACGGCCCCCGCGATTGCGTAGGCCCCCAGATATCGGATGAACAGCTCATCGGACGCCCTCAGGTCCCTTTTGTAGATAAGGAGGTACGCGACCATCAGACATATTGAACCAGAAAAGCCGATGTAGTACACGAGTGTGAGTAGGGAATACAGCGGGGGGATGCTCTTCGTGAACCCCACGAGTCCAGTAACCAGATCCCGCGAAGTCAAAGGAAGTTTCAGGAACTCTTTTGTGACATCGATGCTCCAGCGGCCGATGATTCCGTAAAGGACGCCGAAGGCCATCCATCCAAAGTAGCTCAGGAAAAAGGCGTTGAGCCGTATGAGCACCTCTGGATCATGAAGGCGACGCTGAACCCAGTCCATGCCTTATACCCCCACGTAGTCAGAGGTTTAATAATCTCCTGAATACATCCCCTGCTTGAGCTTCAACCCTTAAAAACCTTACACCCAATTACCGCCGGTGGTAGCCATGGAGATACCGAACTACGGAGAAATTCAATTTGGGGCGGTCCTCTTCGACCTCAACGGGACGCTCGGGGAGAGCGGAAGGGTCACCGAGGAAGTTAAACATCTGCTGGAGCGACTGGCGGGGAAGTACACGGTCGTTGTCCTGAGCTCGGATACCTTCGGGACGCTGGAGGAGGAGTTCAAAGGCTTGCCGGTCAGGATAGAGAGGGTATCCAGCGGTGCCGAGAAGGCCCGGATAGCCGAAGGGTACAAACCCTACGTCGCGGTGGGAAACGGCAACAACGACGTGGCGATGCTCGAGGGAGCGGAGTTGGCTTTCTGCGTGGTTGGACCCGAGGGGGCGGCCGTCGATGCGCTCCTGGCGAGCGATATCGTCGTTAAGGACGTCAAGGACGCACTGACGATGCTCCTCGACGAGAGAAAGCTCGTAGCAACCCTCAGAGGGTGAGGCCCGAGTGAGAACGCTGAGGGGAGTGGGGAGCTACCGGCTCGTTATCAAGAAATCGGTCTTCATAGGCTACGCCTCGCCGGCGGGAACGGAGGAAGAGGCGAAAGTGTTCATCGCAAAGATCAAAACCCACCACGCCGACGCAACGCACAACGTCTCGGCCTACCTCATCAACGACGGCAGGAACTTCGCGGTTCACTACGATGACGACGGCGAGCCGAAGGGTTCCGCCGGAAAGCCCGTGCTCAGGGTCATTCAGAACAAGGGGCTAACCAACGTTGTCGTCGTGGTCACGCGCTACTTCGGCGGTGTAAAGCTCGGCTACGGCGGCCTGGTCAAGGCCTACGGCGACGCCGCCAGCGGGGCCATCGAGGACGCGGGAATCGTTGAGGTTTACGAGACGGAGCGCTTCAAGGTTACCTTTCCCTACAACCTCTTCCATCCCGTCAGGGAGACGGCTCAGAACTCCGGGGCGAAAATAGTGGGGGAGGAGTACGGCGAGCTCGTGACCTTCACCGTGGAGGTGCGGAAAGAAGAAGCGGAGGCTTTTATGGCCCTCCTGAAGGAGAAAACGAAGGGTAAAGTCCGCATACAACCCCTCACAGGCGATCTCGAGTCCGAATAACATCGATTCGGTTCAGAGCGACCAACGTCTTAAGTAGGGCGTTTGAGGGAAAGGACAACCCGCAACCCTTTAAAACCCTCTCCCTCAGCATAGCCCGGTGGTGAGGATGAGGATAGCGGTCATCGATTACGACAGGTGCAATCCCGACAAGTGCGGTAACTTCCTGTGCGAGCGCGTCTGCCCCGTCAACAGGATGGGGGGCGAGGCCATAATCATAGACGAGGAGAACTACCGGCCGGTCATCCAGGAGGCGAGCTGCACCGGCTGTGGAATCTGCGTTCACAAGTGCCCCTTCAACGCGATAACGATAGTCAACCTCCCGGAGGAGCTCGAGGAGGGCTGTGTCCACCGCTACGGGGTTAACTCCTTCGTTCTCTACCGCCTTCCGGTCGTCAAGGACGGGATGGTCGTTGGAATCCTCGGGCCCAACGGAACCGGTAAGACCACCGCGGTCAGGATACTCTCCGGCCAGATACTGCCCAACCTCTGCGGGGACAACGACTCCTGGGAGAACGTGATAAGGGCCTTCCGCGGCAACGAGCTTCAGAACTACTTCGAGAGGTTAAAGGGGGGCGAGATACGGCCGGTCGTCAAGCCCCAGTACGTCGACCTCATCCCAAAGGCCGTCAGGGGTAAGGTGCGGGAGCTGTTGAAGAAGGCGGACGAGAACGATCGCTTCGAGGAGGTCGTTGAGGAGCTCGAGCTCGGAAACGTCCTCGACAGGGACATAAAACAGCTGTCCGGCGGCGAGCTCCAGAGGGTCGCAATAGCGGCCGCGATGCTCAGGGACGCGCACTTCTACTTCTTCGATGAACCGTCAAGCTACCTCGACATAAGACAGCGCCTCAGGATAGCGAGGATAATCCGGAAGCTTGCCGACTCCGGGAAGGCCGTCCTGACGGTCGAGCACGACCTGGCGATCCTCGACTACATGAGCGACGTGATCCACGTCGTCTACGGCAAGCCCGGCGCCTACGGTATCTTCTCCCAACCAAAGAGCACGCGCAACGGCATAAACGAGTTCCTGCGCGGCTACCTCCGCGACGAGAACGTCCGCTTCCGGCCCTACGAGGTGAGCTTCACCAAGAGGAGCGAGAGGAAGAGCGGGGAGGGGACGGTGCTCGTCCAGTACCCGAGGCTCGTCAAGGACTACGGCTCCTTCAGGCTCGAGGCGGAGGGGGGAGAGCTCTACGTCGGCGAGGTGGTTGGGATAGTCGGCCCCAACGGAATCGGTAAGACGACCTTCGTGAAGATGCTCGCAGGAGTTGAGAAGCCAACGGAGGGAGAGGTCGACTGGACGCTAACGGTGAGCTACAAGCCGCAGTACATCAAGGTGGACTACGAGGGGACGGTCTTCGAGTTGTTGAGCAGGATAGACTCATCGAAGCTCCTCAGCAACTTCTACAAGACGGAGCTCCTGAACCCGCTCGGAATCCCGGAGCTCTACGACAGGCGGGTGAACGATCTTAGCGGTGGAGAGCTCCAGAGGGTCGCGATAACCGCCTGTCTGCTCCGCGACGCCGACCTCTACCTCCTCGACGAACCATCGGCCCACCTCGACGTCGAGCAGAGGCTGGCCGTCTCGAAGGCTATAAGGTCGCTGATGGCGAAGAACGAGAAGACCGCCTTGATAGTCGAGCACGACGTCATGATGGTGGATTACCTGAGCGACAGGCTGATAGTCTTCGAGGGCGAGCCCGGGAGGAGCGGAAGGGCCCTGCCGCCGATGGGCATGCGCGAGGGCATGAACCGCTTCCTGGCGTCGGTCGGAATAACCTTCAGGCGCGACCCCGATACCGGAAGGCCGAGGGCCAACAAGGCCGGCTCCGTTAAGGACAGGGAGCAGAAGGAGAGGGGCGAGTACTACTACGTCCAGGCCTGAGTGCCGGCCTTCCTATTGTCCTTTATTCCCTCTCGCCCAATCGTTTCAATTCTCGAGGGATGATCCAGAGATATCCGAGATTAAGCCTTTGCTAAACGCTATCTCATCTTAAATAGCTCAGTTTACCGCGTCCGCTTCTTAAATCAGCCCTTAAACGTATATAAACGATGAACAACGTTGCTTAACGGTGGAGATTGAAAAAAGGCCGGAAAAAAGACCTGATTGAACAAAAATGAATCTAAGAAGACGATTTCGTGAAAAAAGCTTAAATAGGGCTTTTTTCATAGGGAACATCGAGGTGAAGCGGTATGATGTGGAAGAAAATGGTTGCCCTGCTCTTTGGTCTGATGCTCGTGGCGACCGTCCCATCCTTCGGGAGGGTGGCCGCGGACAGTACCAGCACCCAGGGCGCCTCGGTAACCGTGATCCTGGTGAGCGACAACGAGGCCGACGGTGCACTGGCCCGGTACCTGGCCAACGTTACGGGGGCCGTGGTGGTCACCACAAAGTGGGGCGTCTACGACCCGAACGTCACCGCCGAGGTCATGAGCTACGCTCCTGACATGGTGATAATAATCGGCGGCCCCGATGCCGTCGTTGAGCAGTACGTCGATGACCTCAGCGAGCTCAAGATAACCGTTGAACGCTGGGGCGGCAAGAACAGGTACGAGACGAACGTGAAGGTCGTGGGGAACGCGAGGGCCAAGCTCGGGCTCACCTTCAACGGAAGCGCGATAATCGTTCCGGGGAACGACACCCTGGCGCTGGAGCAATCCCTCAAGCTTGCCGTTAAGAGCAGGGGCGTGCTACTCTTCGTAAACCGCACCAGCAACGTCAGCAGGGTCATGCTGAACCTCAACATCAAGGCCAAGAAAATAACACTCGTTGCAACACCGGTCATGAACAAAACAATAATGCACATCAAGAAGGGACTGGGTTCGAAGGACTGCAACTGCACGGAGATCGAGGTCAACGTGACCGCGGAGACGGCACTCAAGGCCATCAACGCGAGTGAGGAGAGGATAGAAACCGCCAAGGAGATGCTTCAGAACGTAACGCTGGTGCCTCAGATGGAAAAGCTGGCCGAGAAAATGCTCAAGCTGGCGGATAGGGAGCTCGCGAGGGCCAAGGAAGCGTACAACGATGGCAAATACGGAATGGCGTACGGGCAGGCGATAGCGGCGAAGGCCCACGCGGAGTTCGTCATAAGGATAGCCTCGGAGCAGTGGAGCACCCGGGTCAGGGCAAATCAGACCGTGATGGCCAGGGTCTTCCTCTGGAGGGTGGAGAGGCAGATTCAGGCTATGGAAAAGGCCGGCATCAACGTTACAGAGCTGAAAGCGCTGGTGGACCAGCTTAAGACCGCGGTGGCGAACGGGGACTACGATGCCATAGACTCAATAATACAGCAGATAAGGGAGAAGATCTTCGAGCTCTACGCCCGCGGCAAGGGCAAGTTCAGGGAGAAGATGGTGTTCCCGGCCCACAGGGGCCATGGGAAGCCATAATTTCCTTTTTCCTATTCTCCACTTTTCCAGGTTCTTCACGCCCCGGATTCCTCCGGCATTTTCTTTCGGCCCCCTTGGGTTGGAGGAGCAGTCAGGCCATTCCAAAGCCCGCGCTCGAAAGCTTTTTATTTTCCCCCTCGACTGATGTAGGAGCGTACTAAACGGTGGAAGGTCGTAGATGAGGGAATCGCTGAAAGCCTCAAACCTGAACTTTCCGCTCGTGCTCCCCGGTCAAAGGGGTCAGAAAAAAAGCCTGGAGGGGTCTAAAATGCTGCCCCCCGGTAAAATCCCGCCTGAAAAGCTTAAGAAATTCGTCTTCAACCACCTCGGGGCCAGAGGAGAGAGGGTTATAATAAGCTCAGGTCCCGGCGTAGACGCCGCCGCGATAGACTTCGGTTCCTCCGTCCTCGTGGCATCGACTGACCCGATAACCGGGGCCGGGGAGGGGATAGGCTTCTACGCGGTTCACGTCAACGCCAACGACGTCGCAACTTTTGGGGCCAGGCCGAAGTGGTTTCTGGTGAGTTTACTCCTCCCAGAGGGCGCCGACGAGGGTCTCCTCGAGGAGATAATGCGCGAGATCCACGGGAGCGCCGAAAGACTCGGGGTCGCGATAGTCGGCGGCCACACGGAGGTAACGCCCGGTCTGAAAAAGCCGATAGTCGTCGGAACCATGCTCGGTGAAGTGGAGAAGGGGAAGCTCGTGACCTCCAACGGGGCTAAAGCCGGCGATTCCATCATCCTGACGAAGTGGGCCGGCCTCGAGGGGACGTCGATAATAGCGAGCGAGCGGGGGGAAGAGCTGGAGAAGGCCTTCGGATGGGCCTTTGTGGAGAGGGCCGCCTCCTTCATCGGGATGATAAGCGTGGTGGAGGACGCGCTTACCGCCAACGAGATAGGCGTCCACGCCATGCACGACCCTACCGAGGGAGGAGTCGCCAACGGGCTCCACGAGATGGCCGATGCCGCGGGATTGGGCTTCCGCGTTTACGGGGAGAGGATCCCCATCAGGGAGGAGACGATAAAGATATGCGAGTTCTACAACCTGAACCCCCTCGCGCTGATAAGCTCGGGGGCGCTCCTGATGGCCACCCCGCAGGAGAAAGCCGGCGAGGTGGTTAAAGCACTGGAGAAAAAGGGCATAAACGCATCGGTCATAGGGGAGTTCGTGAAAGAGCCAGGAGTCAGGGTAATCGTTGAGAAC encodes:
- the tgtA gene encoding tRNA guanosine(15) transglycosylase TgtA, whose protein sequence is MVDFRFEVRARDAAGRIGKLTVNGKTIETPAIMPVINPKQLIVTPRELKEMGFGIVITNSYIIYRTPELREKALELGIHGLLDYDGIVEVDSGSFQLMRYGGVDVTNREIIEFQEKIGVDIGTFLDIPTPPDAPRERAEEDLRITLERAREAEEVKSIAMNAAVQGSVYPDLRTRAARELSKMNFEIHPIGAVVPLMESYRYRDLVDVVIASKLGLRPDRPVHLFGAGHPMIFALAVAMGVDLFDSASYALYAKDDRYLTPEGTKRLEELEYFPCSCPVCSRYTPRELREMPKDERTRLLALHNLWVIREELNRVKQAIREGTLWELVDERARSHPKTFSAYKRLLEYRDYLERNEPVTKASAFLKVSEEAMEWPTVYRARRRARRVAEKFPEKVTHPIFGEIPKHLSLSYPFAQSEGEEDFRIEKPRKDEARDYIMAIAEYQFGEGAGEAFGDVFVELSRKTGMPRQIKAKGKHLATFRAEDGLLTLGIEGARRLHKILPFPRMRVVVDGDAEPFARRGKNVFAKFVVDADENIRPYDEVLIVNERDELLATGQSLLNGEELKVFRNGLAVKVRRGVGG
- a CDS encoding phosphatase PAP2 family protein, whose amino-acid sequence is MDWVQRRLHDPEVLIRLNAFFLSYFGWMAFGVLYGIIGRWSIDVTKEFLKLPLTSRDLVTGLVGFTKSIPPLYSLLTLVYYIGFSGSICLMVAYLLIYKRDLRASDELFIRYLGAYAIAGAVYLVAHIYAPHVVYNLPGYSSSNTLLTRQEFVLPSLHNTIVTINILTVWKYRKKLGGKLLILTNSIIPFATVLLGHHWIYDVLAGMVLGTILSKVTADRTTRIPETLYSWEIAYIRKVTIANVILAVLVLLLAINPGRWLAVISALFSSP
- a CDS encoding HAD family hydrolase; translation: MEIPNYGEIQFGAVLFDLNGTLGESGRVTEEVKHLLERLAGKYTVVVLSSDTFGTLEEEFKGLPVRIERVSSGAEKARIAEGYKPYVAVGNGNNDVAMLEGAELAFCVVGPEGAAVDALLASDIVVKDVKDALTMLLDERKLVATLRG
- a CDS encoding YigZ family protein, with protein sequence MRTLRGVGSYRLVIKKSVFIGYASPAGTEEEAKVFIAKIKTHHADATHNVSAYLINDGRNFAVHYDDDGEPKGSAGKPVLRVIQNKGLTNVVVVVTRYFGGVKLGYGGLVKAYGDAASGAIEDAGIVEVYETERFKVTFPYNLFHPVRETAQNSGAKIVGEEYGELVTFTVEVRKEEAEAFMALLKEKTKGKVRIQPLTGDLESE
- a CDS encoding ribosome biogenesis/translation initiation ATPase RLI; the protein is MRIAVIDYDRCNPDKCGNFLCERVCPVNRMGGEAIIIDEENYRPVIQEASCTGCGICVHKCPFNAITIVNLPEELEEGCVHRYGVNSFVLYRLPVVKDGMVVGILGPNGTGKTTAVRILSGQILPNLCGDNDSWENVIRAFRGNELQNYFERLKGGEIRPVVKPQYVDLIPKAVRGKVRELLKKADENDRFEEVVEELELGNVLDRDIKQLSGGELQRVAIAAAMLRDAHFYFFDEPSSYLDIRQRLRIARIIRKLADSGKAVLTVEHDLAILDYMSDVIHVVYGKPGAYGIFSQPKSTRNGINEFLRGYLRDENVRFRPYEVSFTKRSERKSGEGTVLVQYPRLVKDYGSFRLEAEGGELYVGEVVGIVGPNGIGKTTFVKMLAGVEKPTEGEVDWTLTVSYKPQYIKVDYEGTVFELLSRIDSSKLLSNFYKTELLNPLGIPELYDRRVNDLSGGELQRVAITACLLRDADLYLLDEPSAHLDVEQRLAVSKAIRSLMAKNEKTALIVEHDVMMVDYLSDRLIVFEGEPGRSGRALPPMGMREGMNRFLASVGITFRRDPDTGRPRANKAGSVKDREQKERGEYYYVQA
- a CDS encoding cell wall-binding repeat-containing protein, whose translation is MMWKKMVALLFGLMLVATVPSFGRVAADSTSTQGASVTVILVSDNEADGALARYLANVTGAVVVTTKWGVYDPNVTAEVMSYAPDMVIIIGGPDAVVEQYVDDLSELKITVERWGGKNRYETNVKVVGNARAKLGLTFNGSAIIVPGNDTLALEQSLKLAVKSRGVLLFVNRTSNVSRVMLNLNIKAKKITLVATPVMNKTIMHIKKGLGSKDCNCTEIEVNVTAETALKAINASEERIETAKEMLQNVTLVPQMEKLAEKMLKLADRELARAKEAYNDGKYGMAYGQAIAAKAHAEFVIRIASEQWSTRVRANQTVMARVFLWRVERQIQAMEKAGINVTELKALVDQLKTAVANGDYDAIDSIIQQIREKIFELYARGKGKFREKMVFPAHRGHGKP
- a CDS encoding AIR synthase family protein, encoding MLPPGKIPPEKLKKFVFNHLGARGERVIISSGPGVDAAAIDFGSSVLVASTDPITGAGEGIGFYAVHVNANDVATFGARPKWFLVSLLLPEGADEGLLEEIMREIHGSAERLGVAIVGGHTEVTPGLKKPIVVGTMLGEVEKGKLVTSNGAKAGDSIILTKWAGLEGTSIIASERGEELEKAFGWAFVERAASFIGMISVVEDALTANEIGVHAMHDPTEGGVANGLHEMADAAGLGFRVYGERIPIREETIKICEFYNLNPLALISSGALLMATPQEKAGEVVKALEKKGINASVIGEFVKEPGVRVIVENGEERPLERPESDELWKVV